A region of Flavobacterium album DNA encodes the following proteins:
- a CDS encoding class I SAM-dependent methyltransferase, which produces MYSIDPEIEAFYTQTSEASRLQSGLGPLEFERNKDLISRYLPHPGSSIADIGGGPGHYACWLAGLGHHVTLIDPVARHIQQAEKRSGTKHPFRCILGEARQLPLAADSVDIAILHGPLYHLQEEEERLAALREAKRILKPGGIVLGFAITYAASVLAALQNGMLHDPDIFRMCRQELSDGCHYPPERFPGMLAMAYFHKPSSLQEECRAAGFKPIGLFAVEGIVWLDNDFFASWVTPQKRELLLELVKLTESHPELLCISPHIMIAAKNS; this is translated from the coding sequence ATGTATTCCATAGACCCTGAAATAGAAGCTTTCTATACACAAACCTCAGAAGCATCAAGGCTTCAAAGCGGACTCGGTCCGCTCGAATTTGAAAGGAATAAAGACCTTATCAGCCGTTACCTCCCACATCCCGGAAGCAGTATTGCCGATATTGGCGGAGGCCCCGGGCATTATGCCTGTTGGCTTGCCGGCCTGGGGCACCATGTTACCCTTATTGACCCCGTTGCCAGGCACATACAGCAGGCCGAAAAAAGGTCGGGTACAAAACACCCGTTCCGGTGCATATTGGGCGAAGCCAGGCAGCTGCCTTTAGCGGCGGATAGTGTTGATATAGCCATCCTGCACGGGCCTCTCTACCACCTGCAGGAGGAAGAAGAGCGCCTTGCAGCGCTTCGCGAAGCAAAAAGGATATTGAAACCCGGCGGCATAGTGTTGGGTTTTGCCATTACTTACGCTGCCTCTGTTTTGGCAGCATTGCAAAACGGCATGCTGCACGACCCTGATATTTTCAGGATGTGCAGGCAGGAGCTTTCGGATGGCTGCCACTATCCGCCGGAAAGATTCCCCGGTATGCTGGCTATGGCTTATTTCCACAAGCCTTCATCCTTACAGGAAGAATGCAGGGCTGCAGGGTTTAAGCCGATCGGACTATTTGCCGTTGAAGGCATAGTGTGGCTGGACAATGATTTTTTTGCAAGCTGGGTCACGCCGCAAAAAAGGGAACTGCTGCTGGAACTGGTAAAGCTTACCGAGAGTCACCCGGAGTTGCTATGCATCAGCCCGCATATCATGATCGCAGCTAAAAATTCATAA
- a CDS encoding NAD(P)-dependent alcohol dehydrogenase: protein MNTTQAKAFGTENTTAPLKQMTIDRRQPTAKDIEIDILYCGVCHSDLHTARNDWGGSVYPVVPGHEIVGKVTAVGSDVSRFKAGDLVAVGCMVDSCKHCSSCDQGLEQYCLNGFTGTYNGNDKHLGIQTFGGYSEKVVVDESFVLSVPANLDPAAAAPLLCAGITTWSPLRHWNVGEGSKVAVVGLGGLGHMAIKLAKALGAHVTLFSRSPEKTQDALDLGAHEVVISTDKDEMAKVTGKFDLIIDTVPYVHDLNHYIPTLSISGTIVVVGYLGPLEPMLNTVPMILGRKSVAGSVIGGIAETQEMLDFCGKHNIVSEIEVIKMQDINEAYERMLKSDVRYRFVIDMASLKA from the coding sequence ATGAACACAACACAAGCTAAGGCCTTTGGTACCGAAAATACTACTGCGCCCTTAAAACAAATGACCATTGACAGAAGGCAACCTACTGCCAAAGACATTGAGATCGATATCCTATACTGCGGGGTGTGCCACTCCGACCTGCATACAGCCCGCAACGATTGGGGCGGATCGGTTTACCCTGTTGTTCCCGGCCACGAAATTGTAGGAAAGGTAACCGCTGTCGGCAGCGATGTCAGCAGGTTTAAAGCAGGCGACCTGGTGGCGGTAGGCTGCATGGTAGACTCCTGTAAGCATTGCTCCAGCTGCGACCAGGGCCTGGAACAGTATTGCCTTAATGGGTTTACCGGCACGTATAATGGCAACGACAAACATCTCGGGATCCAGACTTTTGGAGGCTATTCTGAAAAAGTAGTAGTTGATGAAAGTTTTGTACTCAGCGTGCCCGCAAATCTTGACCCTGCCGCTGCCGCTCCCCTATTATGTGCCGGTATCACAACCTGGTCGCCATTACGCCACTGGAACGTTGGCGAAGGCAGCAAAGTTGCTGTTGTAGGACTTGGCGGGCTTGGGCATATGGCCATAAAGCTGGCAAAAGCGCTTGGGGCACACGTTACCCTGTTTTCAAGGTCGCCGGAAAAAACACAGGATGCTTTAGACCTTGGGGCACATGAAGTAGTTATCTCTACCGATAAAGACGAAATGGCGAAAGTAACCGGCAAATTCGACCTTATTATCGATACTGTGCCTTATGTACACGACCTCAACCACTACATCCCGACACTGAGCATAAGCGGGACAATTGTAGTAGTAGGCTATCTTGGGCCACTCGAGCCGATGCTGAACACTGTACCGATGATCCTAGGAAGGAAATCAGTTGCTGGGTCCGTGATCGGCGGTATTGCCGAAACCCAGGAAATGCTCGACTTCTGCGGTAAGCATAACATCGTTTCAGAAATAGAAGTGATAAAGATGCAGGACATCAACGAAGCCTATGAGCGTATGCTGAAAAGCGATGTACGTTACCGTTTCGTAATCGATATGGCTTCGCTTAAAGCATAG
- a CDS encoding SRPBCC family protein, whose protein sequence is MKTKLYALFLLAMLPSLGSEAAILTKNHTITKPNTMESQDFTTTFLTDKTPQQVFDAINNVQAWWAEDLTGNSTKLNDEFTVRFFTDVHVSTQKLTEVIPNKRVVWLVTDSKLNFLKDKSEWTGTRIIFDIAEKNGKTELRFTHEGLQPQIECYKDCTNGWSQFLDHSLIPLIETGKGNPKILEKEVAQKAGEGKSYTTSFTVDKSSAEVFKAVTNVRGWWSEQVEGGTEKQGDEFTYQYKDVHISKMKLEEVILNKKVVWRVLNNHFSFINDDSEWVGNRIIFEITEKNGKTELRFTHEGLVPDYECYKVCFDAWTSYIRGSLHNLITTGKGQPNTREEGLSTELIEKWGLPKK, encoded by the coding sequence ATGAAAACAAAACTATATGCGCTATTCCTATTAGCTATGCTACCTTCATTGGGCAGTGAAGCCGCTATCTTAACTAAAAATCATACTATAACAAAACCCAATACTATGGAATCACAGGACTTTACAACTACATTTTTAACCGACAAAACGCCGCAACAGGTATTCGATGCCATAAACAACGTACAAGCCTGGTGGGCAGAAGATCTTACGGGAAACTCTACTAAATTGAATGACGAATTTACCGTGCGCTTCTTTACCGATGTGCATGTTTCAACCCAAAAGCTTACGGAAGTTATCCCGAACAAAAGAGTCGTTTGGCTGGTTACCGACAGCAAGCTCAACTTCCTGAAAGACAAAAGTGAATGGACAGGTACACGTATCATTTTTGACATTGCAGAAAAGAATGGCAAAACAGAATTACGTTTTACGCATGAGGGGCTTCAGCCGCAGATAGAATGCTACAAGGATTGTACGAACGGATGGTCGCAATTTCTGGACCACAGCCTTATCCCGCTGATCGAAACAGGCAAGGGCAATCCAAAAATATTAGAAAAAGAAGTGGCTCAAAAAGCCGGAGAAGGGAAAAGCTATACTACATCATTCACTGTAGACAAAAGCTCTGCAGAGGTCTTTAAAGCCGTTACCAATGTGCGCGGCTGGTGGTCGGAGCAGGTAGAAGGCGGCACGGAAAAGCAGGGCGACGAATTTACCTACCAATACAAAGATGTACATATCTCTAAAATGAAGCTGGAAGAAGTGATTTTAAATAAAAAGGTGGTTTGGCGTGTGCTTAATAACCACTTCAGCTTTATTAATGATGATAGCGAATGGGTGGGCAACAGGATCATTTTCGAAATAACGGAAAAGAACGGAAAGACCGAACTCCGGTTTACCCATGAGGGCCTTGTTCCTGATTACGAATGCTACAAGGTTTGTTTTGATGCATGGACAAGCTACATCCGGGGCAGCCTGCACAACCTCATCACGACAGGAAAAGGCCAGCCCAATACCCGCGAGGAAGGCCTTAGTACAGAGCTGATTGAAAAATGGGGATTACCAAAAAAATAA
- a CDS encoding hydrogen peroxide-inducible genes activator — protein MTLQQLRYIIALDEHRHFAKAAEVCMVTQPGLTIQLKNLEEELGIKIFDRDKVPLKPTLAGREIIIRARKTLHEVDGIRDFVIGQKDDLEGTVTLGVISTLSPYLIPQFMKEVRTRAPKMHFIIKEMNTSQLIESVLTGAIDVALMATPTGHLLLREHVVFNEPFVAFLNEGHAMGDNAFYEIKPGDTQNLLLLRQEYCFNAQLLDICGINKGNEFMGEQFNYDISSVETLKNMVRAGLGFAIVPELSLAHDADAHYKRFKEPAPSREISLVVSDNFIRKLLLEKMKEAIWEVLPASLKEGKKYRRIQWNDSPYFINAVSSLK, from the coding sequence ATGACACTCCAGCAATTACGGTATATAATCGCACTCGACGAGCACAGGCATTTTGCGAAAGCCGCTGAGGTATGCATGGTCACCCAGCCGGGGCTTACCATACAATTGAAAAACCTTGAAGAAGAACTTGGCATTAAAATTTTCGACAGGGATAAAGTACCCTTAAAGCCAACTCTCGCAGGCAGGGAAATTATCATCCGTGCGAGAAAGACATTGCACGAAGTTGATGGTATCCGTGATTTTGTGATAGGGCAGAAGGATGATCTTGAAGGTACGGTAACGCTGGGTGTCATCAGTACACTGTCGCCCTACCTTATACCGCAGTTTATGAAGGAGGTACGCACCAGGGCACCTAAGATGCATTTCATTATAAAAGAAATGAACACCAGCCAGCTCATAGAAAGCGTACTTACAGGCGCTATAGATGTTGCCCTTATGGCCACGCCTACAGGCCATCTGCTGCTCAGGGAACACGTGGTTTTTAATGAGCCGTTTGTAGCTTTCCTGAATGAGGGACACGCCATGGGAGACAATGCATTTTACGAAATAAAGCCGGGCGATACCCAAAACCTTTTGCTGCTGCGGCAGGAGTATTGCTTTAATGCGCAGCTGCTCGACATTTGCGGCATCAATAAAGGCAATGAGTTTATGGGTGAGCAGTTTAATTATGACATAAGCTCGGTAGAAACGCTAAAGAATATGGTGCGTGCAGGTTTGGGCTTTGCCATTGTGCCCGAGCTTTCACTGGCCCATGATGCCGATGCCCATTACAAACGTTTTAAGGAGCCTGCCCCGTCAAGGGAGATAAGCCTGGTGGTATCGGATAACTTCATCCGCAAACTGCTACTCGAAAAAATGAAAGAAGCCATTTGGGAAGTGCTTCCGGCTTCGTTGAAAGAAGGCAAGAAATACCGCAGGATACAATGGAACGATTCGCCTTATTTTATCAATGCGGTAAGTAGTTTGAAATAA
- a CDS encoding OsmC family protein, producing MKFTRRANANWKGTGMEGTGTISTQSTTLDKAQLSFKTRFAEGVGTNPEELIAAAHSGCYTMQLSFLLTELGFPAENLDTEAQLTFEDGTITTIHLKLEATVPGITEQDFQDAAQKAKEICPVSKLLKAEITLSATLV from the coding sequence ATGAAATTTACAAGAAGAGCAAACGCAAATTGGAAAGGCACAGGAATGGAAGGTACAGGGACTATCAGTACCCAAAGCACAACATTAGATAAAGCACAATTATCATTTAAGACACGTTTTGCCGAAGGCGTGGGCACCAACCCTGAAGAGCTTATCGCTGCAGCGCACTCAGGCTGTTACACGATGCAGTTGAGCTTCCTTTTGACCGAGCTTGGCTTTCCTGCCGAAAACCTTGACACCGAAGCACAGCTTACGTTTGAGGACGGAACCATTACCACGATCCACCTGAAACTGGAAGCTACCGTTCCGGGAATTACTGAGCAGGATTTCCAGGATGCAGCACAGAAAGCAAAAGAAATATGCCCGGTATCGAAATTGCTGAAAGCAGAGATCACGCTATCAGCTACTCTGGTATAA
- a CDS encoding BspA family leucine-rich repeat surface protein: protein MRKLYLFFAFVFFSVAYGQAPFITTWQILSVDSNKTIEIMVWPGENVNYTIDFGDGVVLTNQTDSVSHTYNDFGTYTVTMSGNFNKISFYSYYNTIKLKSVEQWGDTHWTSMADMFNTCTHVTINATDVPDLSQVTDCARMFIHCNALNQSIDNWDVSNVTNMANMFCSSGYNQPLNSWDVSNVTDMSGMFSLSTFNKPLNNWDVSNVTSMLGMFSEASSFNQPLNDWDVSNVISMDKMFNYADSFNQPLDNWDVSNVTDMAEMFYGATSFNQPLNNWNVSNVQYMIRMFAHASVFNQPLNSWDVSAVEDMTNMFSNALIFNQDLSSWDFSSVGDFEKFINYSGLDVDNYDALLLAFAQSGIEDGSLSGYGLHYCDSGVRNYLIDSLDWYIYSDALGDGCEGNTISGSVHFDQDGSGCDTGLPAQLFLVSAYDGNFDYLSSTDIAGHYETLVMDNTYTTTLLNVPDYYTVSPQQQTIAFTGFGGEEEEVNFCLTANQSVQDLNITLLPIGGAPRPGFSSQYQLIAQNIGTQTVANASVSLAYDNAIQSFTSAVPAATSATAGQLAFDLTNLQPFESRVINITMNTLAPPTVNGGEVAHFTATVTPDSGDFTLADNTFALAQTVVNSFDPNDKQVLQGDEISLEQAGGYLDYIIRFQNTGTASAITVRIKDNLPENVDWTTLRPVSSSHPYILKLKDDNTVEFIFNNINLPNESADEPGSHGFIAYKIKPVSTVAVGDIITGNAEIFFDYNLPIVTNFATTEVMETMGLGESIANHIAIYPNPVSNVLNLNAANGITIKEVKVFNLQGRELLSSKATESLNVENLSTGVYILMVKTGAGIEKHKLVKK, encoded by the coding sequence ATGAGAAAATTATACTTGTTTTTTGCTTTTGTGTTTTTTAGCGTGGCTTATGGGCAGGCGCCGTTTATTACTACTTGGCAGATATTATCAGTCGACTCCAATAAAACTATTGAAATTATGGTCTGGCCAGGTGAAAATGTAAATTACACTATAGATTTTGGCGATGGAGTTGTACTCACCAACCAAACTGATTCTGTATCTCATACTTATAATGATTTTGGAACTTACACGGTAACGATGTCCGGTAATTTTAATAAAATTTCTTTTTATTCTTATTATAATACTATTAAATTAAAAAGTGTAGAACAATGGGGAGATACACACTGGACTAGTATGGCAGATATGTTTAATACTTGTACCCATGTAACAATTAATGCAACAGATGTACCAGATCTTTCCCAAGTGACAGATTGCGCCAGAATGTTTATCCACTGTAATGCCCTTAACCAATCAATTGATAATTGGGATGTGTCAAATGTTACAAATATGGCAAATATGTTTTGCAGTTCGGGGTATAACCAACCATTAAACAGTTGGGATGTTTCAAATGTTACTGATATGTCAGGGATGTTTTCTTTATCGACCTTTAATAAGCCGTTAAATAATTGGGATGTATCAAATGTTACATCTATGCTTGGGATGTTTTCCGAAGCTTCCTCGTTCAATCAGCCTTTAAATGACTGGGATGTATCGAATGTTATATCAATGGATAAGATGTTTAATTATGCAGATTCTTTCAATCAACCATTGGATAATTGGGACGTATCTAATGTTACGGATATGGCAGAAATGTTCTATGGAGCAACATCATTTAATCAACCATTAAATAACTGGAATGTATCAAATGTGCAATACATGATTCGTATGTTTGCCCATGCAAGTGTATTTAACCAGCCACTCAATAGTTGGGATGTTTCTGCAGTTGAAGATATGACTAATATGTTTTCTAATGCATTGATTTTCAATCAAGATCTTTCATCTTGGGATTTTAGCAGTGTAGGTGACTTCGAAAAGTTTATTAATTATTCTGGCCTTGACGTAGATAATTATGACGCACTTTTACTTGCATTTGCCCAAAGTGGCATAGAAGATGGATCTTTAAGTGGTTATGGGTTACATTATTGCGACTCCGGAGTTCGAAATTATTTGATCGATTCATTGGATTGGTACATTTATAGTGATGCACTAGGTGATGGGTGCGAGGGCAATACTATTTCCGGCTCCGTGCATTTCGATCAGGACGGTAGTGGCTGCGATACCGGATTACCTGCGCAATTATTTTTAGTCAGCGCTTATGACGGGAATTTTGATTATCTATCTTCAACAGATATTGCAGGACATTATGAGACGTTGGTAATGGATAACACATATACCACAACGCTTCTAAATGTTCCTGATTATTATACAGTATCCCCTCAACAGCAAACCATTGCTTTTACAGGTTTTGGGGGAGAAGAAGAAGAAGTAAACTTTTGCTTAACTGCCAATCAATCTGTACAGGATTTAAATATTACACTCTTGCCAATAGGCGGTGCTCCACGTCCCGGCTTCTCATCCCAATACCAACTGATCGCACAAAACATTGGTACGCAAACTGTTGCTAATGCATCTGTAAGCCTGGCTTATGATAATGCGATACAATCGTTCACAAGCGCTGTTCCGGCGGCAACATCTGCAACCGCAGGGCAACTGGCATTTGATTTAACCAATCTACAGCCTTTTGAAAGCAGGGTTATAAACATTACCATGAACACCCTTGCACCGCCAACCGTGAATGGGGGAGAAGTTGCTCATTTTACTGCAACAGTTACACCGGATAGTGGAGACTTTACTCTTGCTGATAATACCTTTGCACTTGCCCAGACTGTAGTGAATTCTTTCGATCCTAACGATAAGCAGGTGCTGCAGGGCGATGAGATATCCCTGGAGCAGGCGGGGGGCTACCTGGATTATATCATCAGGTTCCAGAATACAGGCACAGCCAGCGCCATAACCGTGCGTATAAAGGACAATCTTCCTGAAAATGTAGACTGGACTACCTTAAGGCCCGTAAGCTCAAGCCATCCTTATATATTAAAGCTAAAGGATGATAACACTGTTGAGTTTATTTTCAATAACATCAACCTTCCTAACGAGTCGGCTGATGAGCCGGGCAGCCATGGTTTTATCGCTTATAAGATCAAACCTGTTTCAACCGTAGCTGTCGGCGATATCATAACAGGAAATGCAGAGATATTTTTTGATTACAACCTGCCTATTGTAACCAATTTCGCTACTACTGAAGTAATGGAAACTATGGGTCTTGGCGAAAGCATTGCTAACCATATTGCAATTTATCCTAACCCGGTGAGCAACGTACTTAACCTCAATGCTGCCAATGGCATTACTATTAAAGAAGTAAAGGTATTCAACCTTCAGGGCCGTGAGCTGTTGTCTTCTAAAGCTACGGAAAGCTTAAATGTTGAAAATTTAAGTACCGGCGTGTATATCCTTATGGTAAAGACCGGTGCGGGAATCGAAAAGCACAAGCTGGTAAAGAAATAA
- a CDS encoding GlxA family transcriptional regulator has translation MKYITILVPDGPNNLSSIVGAYKILTRAYEYWAANGGTAQFKIQLAGISGEVGFFGGLFSVKPHCHISSISKTDLVIIPSLNHNYDQAVQDNAEIIDWIARQYKSGAEIASVCTGAYLLASAGLLDGKSCSTHWLAADNFRSRFPKVKLQADKLITDENGIYTNGGAYSFLNLMVYLVEKYFDRQTAIFCSKVFQIGMDRNSQSEFIIFKGQKEHGDAMVAEAQVYMEENFQEKISVEQLSSRFSVVRRHFDRRFIKATGNTPLEYLQRLKMESAKRAFETTCKTINEVMYDVGYSDMKAFREVFRKVTGISPLEYRNKYNSETA, from the coding sequence ATGAAATATATTACCATACTCGTACCCGATGGCCCGAACAATCTCAGCAGCATCGTCGGAGCCTATAAAATACTCACAAGGGCCTATGAATATTGGGCAGCCAATGGCGGCACGGCACAATTTAAGATACAGCTGGCAGGTATTTCAGGTGAGGTTGGTTTTTTTGGAGGGCTGTTCAGTGTAAAGCCGCATTGCCATATAAGTTCGATCAGCAAAACCGACCTTGTTATTATACCCTCGCTTAATCATAATTATGACCAGGCTGTGCAGGATAATGCTGAAATTATCGACTGGATAGCCCGGCAATATAAAAGTGGTGCTGAGATAGCGAGTGTGTGCACAGGAGCCTACCTCTTAGCTTCAGCGGGATTGCTTGATGGCAAAAGCTGCTCCACGCACTGGCTGGCGGCAGATAATTTCAGGAGTCGGTTCCCTAAGGTAAAGCTTCAGGCCGATAAGCTGATTACCGACGAAAATGGCATTTATACTAATGGCGGGGCCTATTCGTTCCTGAACCTTATGGTCTATTTGGTTGAGAAGTATTTCGACAGGCAGACAGCTATTTTTTGTTCCAAAGTGTTCCAGATCGGGATGGACAGGAATAGCCAGTCAGAGTTCATTATCTTCAAAGGGCAGAAGGAGCACGGTGATGCTATGGTAGCCGAAGCGCAGGTGTATATGGAGGAGAATTTCCAAGAGAAAATATCGGTGGAGCAACTGTCTTCACGGTTTTCGGTGGTACGGCGGCATTTCGACAGGCGTTTCATCAAGGCTACGGGCAACACACCCCTGGAATACCTGCAACGCCTAAAAATGGAGTCTGCCAAGCGCGCCTTCGAGACTACCTGCAAAACCATCAATGAGGTAATGTATGATGTTGGCTATTCGGATATGAAGGCATTCCGCGAGGTATTCCGGAAAGTGACGGGAATATCGCCTTTGGAATACAGGAATAAATACAACAGCGAGACGGCGTAA
- a CDS encoding acetyl-CoA C-acyltransferase: MNKKVVIVSAVRTPIGSFMGALSTVTASHLGAAAIKGALEKISLDPKHVDEVYMGNVVQAGVGQAPARQASRHAGLPDSVIATTVNKVCASGMKAVMQAAQAIQLGDADVVVAGGMENMSLIPHYVQMRTGAKFGPATMIDGMQKDGLSDAYDNNAMGVCADLCATEYKISREDQDAFAIESYKRSANAWDAGKFDNEVVPVAVPQRKGDPIMVTKDEEYTAVKLDKIPALNPAFTKEGTVTAANASTINDGAAALVLMSEEKANELGLKPLAYIKGYADAEQEPKWFTTSPAKALPKALDKAGISKEDVDFFEFNEAFSVVGLANMQILGLDASKVNVNGGAVSLGHPLGCSGARIIVTLINILEQNNAKVGAAAICNGGGGASAIVIERA; this comes from the coding sequence ATGAATAAGAAAGTAGTTATCGTTTCGGCAGTACGTACGCCAATAGGAAGCTTTATGGGCGCGTTATCAACCGTAACAGCTTCGCACCTTGGTGCAGCGGCAATAAAAGGGGCGCTTGAAAAAATAAGCCTTGACCCTAAGCATGTTGACGAAGTATATATGGGCAACGTGGTCCAGGCCGGTGTAGGCCAGGCCCCGGCACGCCAGGCATCACGCCATGCAGGCCTTCCTGACAGCGTTATTGCCACTACCGTAAATAAAGTTTGCGCATCGGGTATGAAAGCCGTTATGCAGGCTGCACAGGCGATACAGCTTGGCGATGCCGATGTGGTGGTTGCCGGTGGTATGGAAAACATGAGCCTTATACCGCATTATGTACAGATGAGGACAGGCGCTAAGTTTGGCCCTGCCACAATGATCGACGGTATGCAGAAAGACGGCCTTAGCGACGCATATGACAATAACGCTATGGGTGTATGCGCCGACCTTTGTGCTACGGAATATAAAATTTCGCGTGAAGACCAGGATGCATTTGCAATTGAATCCTACAAGCGTTCTGCCAATGCATGGGATGCCGGAAAATTTGATAACGAAGTGGTTCCTGTTGCCGTTCCCCAGCGTAAAGGCGACCCGATAATGGTTACGAAAGACGAGGAGTATACTGCTGTAAAGCTTGACAAAATACCTGCACTTAATCCTGCTTTTACCAAAGAAGGTACTGTTACGGCTGCCAACGCTTCTACAATCAATGATGGTGCTGCTGCCCTGGTACTCATGAGCGAGGAAAAAGCGAACGAACTTGGCCTTAAGCCACTTGCTTACATAAAAGGATATGCCGATGCAGAGCAGGAGCCTAAATGGTTCACTACTTCCCCTGCCAAAGCACTGCCTAAAGCGCTTGATAAAGCAGGCATCTCTAAAGAAGATGTTGATTTCTTCGAATTCAATGAGGCCTTCTCTGTAGTTGGGCTTGCCAACATGCAGATATTAGGCTTAGATGCCAGTAAAGTAAACGTAAATGGTGGTGCCGTATCGCTTGGCCACCCACTGGGATGCTCGGGCGCGAGGATCATCGTAACGCTTATCAACATACTTGAGCAAAACAACGCTAAAGTTGGCGCTGCTGCTATCTGTAATGGTGGTGGTGGAGCTTCTGCTATCGTGATCGAACGTGCATAA
- the lpxD gene encoding UDP-3-O-(3-hydroxymyristoyl)glucosamine N-acyltransferase: MKSYSLQEINKLLEGEVVGMTNDTITSPQQVELAQNGQITFIGNKKYEKLWETSKASVAVVNEDISIEPGEGRAFIKVKNADLAMSKVLELFNPPPPRFDEAIHPTAVIHPTATIGEGTKVGAGCYIGPNVQIAENVTMYPNATILDDCTIGKNTVIWSGVVVRERCHVGAYCTLHPNAAIGADGFGFTPCAQRGLVKIPQIGNVVLGNGVEIGANSCVDRGKFSSTILGDGCKIDNLVQIGHNSILGKFCIMAGNSGLAGSVTLGDGVVIGGSASIKDHTTIGSGAIIGAGSGVAADVPAGKTMLGYPAVEARNALKQWAVLKRLAENK, translated from the coding sequence ATGAAATCGTATTCATTACAGGAAATTAATAAGCTGCTGGAAGGAGAGGTCGTCGGCATGACGAACGACACTATCACTTCGCCGCAGCAGGTAGAGCTGGCTCAAAACGGACAAATAACATTTATCGGCAATAAAAAGTATGAGAAGCTGTGGGAAACATCCAAAGCTTCGGTTGCTGTTGTAAATGAAGACATAAGCATTGAACCGGGCGAAGGCAGGGCGTTTATCAAGGTAAAGAACGCTGACCTTGCTATGTCTAAAGTTCTGGAGCTTTTCAACCCTCCCCCGCCACGGTTTGATGAGGCGATACACCCCACAGCGGTCATCCATCCTACAGCGACCATTGGCGAAGGTACAAAGGTCGGTGCCGGATGCTATATAGGCCCTAATGTACAGATAGCCGAAAATGTAACTATGTACCCTAATGCTACTATACTTGACGATTGTACTATCGGTAAAAACACCGTGATATGGTCGGGCGTAGTGGTACGCGAAAGGTGCCATGTAGGCGCTTATTGTACGCTTCACCCGAATGCTGCTATAGGCGCGGACGGTTTTGGCTTTACTCCCTGTGCACAGCGCGGGCTGGTAAAGATCCCGCAAATAGGCAATGTAGTCCTCGGCAATGGGGTTGAGATCGGCGCCAACTCGTGTGTGGACCGTGGCAAATTCAGTTCCACAATACTGGGCGACGGCTGTAAGATCGACAACCTGGTACAGATTGGCCATAACAGCATTTTGGGTAAATTCTGTATTATGGCTGGAAACAGCGGGCTTGCGGGTTCCGTTACGCTTGGCGACGGCGTAGTAATTGGCGGAAGCGCATCTATAAAAGACCACACCACTATAGGTTCGGGGGCTATAATCGGCGCAGGCTCCGGCGTTGCGGCCGATGTGCCTGCCGGTAAGACCATGCTTGGCTATCCTGCCGTTGAAGCGCGTAATGCGCTTAAGCAATGGGCGGTACTGAAAAGGCTGGCTGAGAATAAGTAA